The Salvia miltiorrhiza cultivar Shanhuang (shh) chromosome 2, IMPLAD_Smil_shh, whole genome shotgun sequence DNA window caagagtacatatgatcggtggccggtaaaatcatgtgtccgcccggtgaaATCATGTGTTCGCCCGGCCGGCCACATGATCTAACCACCCACcagtcatatgtactcttgactgatagctgtcaaattgGTCAAATGCGTAATAATTTCAcaaaaaaaccaagcaaacccatcaacatcaaagggtaaaataggtcATTCACATAATTTGGACATAAAATGTTTAAGTTTATAAAGTACGGTATTTTTCATGTACAACATGAGGAATAGGGCAtgtttgcctattaacactttttattattctagcaaaaagtgaacatttaattgacgaatacgattgagattaatataatgtaaattttattacatcaagttaaactaattaaaaaaataatttatataaaaataatataaataatttaaatcagAATTTAAAACATTTTTCCGGTTATACGCTAGTATATACTAATATTACAGTACTAGTCTACGAAGTTGGAAACAAACAGTGCAACTACCTGAGCCacataaaaagataaaataaaataaaataaagagatAACAATAAATCCCAATTTCATATTGCAATAACAATTTGGAATCTTCTTCGGTGGGTATAATTCTGTGCGAGTCTAATCAAGTGTGCCATTGATTGTACGTAGCATTATAGGAGTAATTGCAAGTGGAACTTGTGATTTTGGTGCATTGCAGCATCGGCAGGTCATGTGGATTCCCACTCAATTATcagaaattatttaatttgggACACACTCATATATATCATAAAACTAGTATTTTccctcgtgcgatgcacgaaaataattttgtatatatatataataagatatatatactatatatatatatatattaaatagtaaatcaattataatagttataaatatttgaaaaattacaagtacaaatactttttataattaaaatatttgtagtagaatatatgataaaatatgtaattttcacaacgctagtattttatattttgtagagtattttcatataaatgttaaaccaaacattaaaagaataaaaattaattgtaagCTAATAAACATACCACCTAGATTTTGCATACCGAAAAAGTTTATTTCCCCATCAACTATTATACAAAAATACATTCAATTGCATGTTATAAAAAAAAgagcaattaaaaaataaatatcataCTGATTTTGATATTTATGTCGAAGAACAAATTACTCTCCTACGACTCCTCCAATGTTGAATCAACATTTCGGTcgatataatttatttctttaaaaatgAGTGGGCAAATTGTGCATCTAACATTACTATGTATAGTGTATCCAACTAACCAtcattacatttttttaatataatatgtaTGTCAGTTAATGCATCAGCTAGCATCTAAAACATGCAGATTAATTACTCATTTCCCATTAATTTTCAAGATTAGTGTTAAAAATGGATTAACAAATTcaagtaaaaatatataaaaaaagaatttttgtAATGTTTATGCAATACCTTTGCTAGGCATTTCTTCAATATTTAAATCAATAAGTCCACCATCTTCGAACAATTCACCATTTGTTGAAGAAAAGTTTTTATCCACTAATTCGGCATTTGCTTGAATTAATATCAAATAATTGTGTTCATTTAATCTCACAGAGCAAATTATGATGATAATtgataattgattaattaaaaaatatcatgGCCAACAAActtatgaataaaattatcatcTCAGTtacaatataataaattttatatgaaacaaatcatatataaaaatcaataaattaacaTAAGAACTAaagcaaataaattatttcaaattatttgtgTAATCACCTGCCAACTAAGAATAGTGTCCATAATCATTTCTTTGATCTAATTTACCATTCCATTTAAATTCGTTTGATTTGTTTCTTGGtagaaaaatatttcaaatttcatataatacacattaaatttataattatggtaataaaaaaaatgaaatacattTGAATTGTCTTTTATGCATAAACTTATGATGAATGAGGTTATTCCGAGAAAAATGAATGTTCTAAGTTAGATCGTCAAATTCTAATATGAATTATGTGATAATTTTcaccataaaaaatattatatctaaagcattttcattgaatatgcattatatatatatatatatatatcaatatataaGTGAATTACGGTAATACAAGTGCCCATCTTTTTGATATACAGTAAAATACTTCTTCGAATATACAATCTAATTTTTCTACCTAATTATCTATAGCATGTGCATTATTTAGAGtatcaatttgaatttataatttgtgaatatggatatacatataaaattaaataaaagaccaTTCAAATATAGTTTTAGTAATTGATCGttagtttttataatatattagtggatttatttgaattttttgaatGGGTTAATGTGTAAGTGAGATAGTGGGGTGAGTgggatataatttatttgtaaccttcatgttgaatatattttcaaaattgccattcaaatcaatttcaaattgatttgaaatcaatttctaattgaaaactgctgttttaatatagtatagatatcaTGCATCTTTTATTATAATCCACATGTATTTCTACGTGTATTTGCACACACACCCAGTGCAGATACAGAGTCTGGATCATCAAATCTCAACCAACCTAAAATGGGCTCtattagagcactcccagcagatcacctaaatgcatcactaactttaaatttaggctaaaataattgaaaatgatataaaaaatgcattcaacagatcccctaaattggatggggcccacaaaattttttacacctacctaaattcaatcttaaatttacacccaccctaaatttattttaagcttataattagtagggcccacacataattattgtttttatgtagaaaataggagatctggtgtatgcatttataaaatcgagatcctaaaattaataGGAAAGCTTTAGGAaagaatataggagcataattttgggatttctgctgggagtgctcttataTGTCTTGGTTTACGCTTCATTTTTCTCAATTTCATAATAATCAAGGCCAAAGGTCCGGGGATTTTTCGATGTTGATTTCATGTTAATATATACTAGCATTTGTATTCCGTGCAAGGcacgagaaaatattttttattttttatgtataaaaattaatactaattcaattagcatactcataaatataataaaaattaattttaattaaatatatttgaattgaatattaacaaaaatataaataaaaaagaatttacaattataaaatttaatagtatgaaaagaaaaaaaataagttaaaaaataaaaaatactaataaaaaagaattaaaaaatacattttttttcaaaaagatgagagagagaggagagagaaatttataaaattttaaaatttaaacaaatttaatttgtacattttaaatcaaatatttatataaaatatatcaaattaaagctcttatcgtgatcttaatttgatatgcatattaaatattttataattaatcaaatttcacaattttgaaaataaataaataataaataagaagttaaagaaaaggaaaataaaaatatagtttaaatataaatcttcaattttatcatAACTATAAAATTGTCATCCAATTTTagaattgatttcaaattgaaaatttcatttttaatatagtatagaagTATAGATTTGGATTCTCATAGTAGGTTATAGAAATATTTGGACGTTAGTGGGTGAAAATTAATGTGGTCATTATAGGCTGAGGAGCGAGAATGTATAATATAAAGTGGATCATAACTATAAACTATAAACCCCCCaagtcaaatatatatatatatatatatatatatatatactataaattaatttgGATTTAATTTGGCGTATGAATTATGATTTTCATGAAAAGAAACATTATTATATAGGTATAATTATATCATCATTATAAGAAGAAAATGTGCAGTcacatgaccattttgaacaagCAAACATAAATTTTGACTACTGAtctgaaaaacataaaatctaaTCATATTTTACGCGTTTTGCTCAAACTACCCTTTTATCCGTCGATCACGCCTATTTGTATTGCATGAATGATACTAGTGAtcatattagtgtcaatagTGTTATATATTTGTGTTGACACACTATCTTATCTTATTTAGATGAGTGCATTCATATGGTCATTTTGAACACTTTctcgtagggtttagattccccattcagggtttagattctccatttaaaGTTTACATTctttatttagggtttagattatccatttagctAGGGTTTAATCATCGAATGatacttttgacactaatattaccatttgtaccaaaagtaccaatttacttggtttttttttttatttttgctttctgtttgtacttttggcactaatattgtcatttatgccaaaagtaccaatttacttggattttttttttaagtcatATTTGGCATAAATGGACATAATAGTGCCAAGTATACCTAACCTGCGTGCAAACCCGAATCCGGtctgccctaattaagggcaaaacagtcataAAACGTAAAAAttgccaaattttgtgttttttataTGGATGACCAAATATTGAGTATCACTGCTCAATATAGCTATCTCACAAGTTGCTGTTATAAAAATATGGAgtataaaattattcattttttgtgTAAACAAAAATGTTTACTCTTAATGAATAGAAAATACCATTTGTACCCTCGCGCAACCCACTCTCCAACCCACCTCAAAAAAAGAACTCGCAAACGGCGTGAAATTGCATCACACCACCACTCACCTTCTTCTTCTATAAACATCAGTGTTGTCATATAATTTCAATCTTTCGCACGAGTTGCTACATCCAACTGTCTCATGGTGCGTTGTTGGTCTTTGTGTCAGCCATAATCATCATCGGTGACTCATTTCCTTTTCTAATAACTACGGTTAATATTGTTGCAACCATAGTTGTTGTTACTGGAATACctatttaaattcatatttatttttatatgaaatttgAACAATACATGCTTACATGCTAGGTCACGTGAGCGCATAAGCGTGCATCAGTTAAAATTGGCCTAATGCACATCTACACGctaaagggtaaaatggtaataATGAACTTTATTTATGTATTATTATAGTAGTTTGTATTTATGTATTATTATAGTAGTGTgtatgagtgtgtgtgtgtgtgcatatGTGAGAGgaggttcaaatgagaacccttatttaaaatgaaaatgaagaaCTATTCTCAGCCTTTTAACTGTGAAGATTTATTGTGGATGCGTTATCTTGAGGCATCACTTCATTTGAGATTATTCTCACTTCTATTCCAAGGCATGAACATTCTCTTAGTCACTTTACTACACCTAGATTCGAATCCTGAATGAagcgtaattttttttaatgaagtcAATTTCACTACAAATAACTTTGTACGTCCAATATATGCATTCAGATTTTCATGATAAAGGCAAATCTTATAAAAATCAatccactcacacacacacacacacacacacacatatatatatatatatatatgaaagtgttccaatgagatcccctatatgcagtgagatcttagattgatttgtatatgttgatgatttaatgTATCCCATGGTTgatgttgggtcccggaggatCACTGAACAGATGTATAGGGAGGGGGGAATATACTTGTAGGCTAGTTTCaaaactcttttgaaaataaCTGAAGAGtatcgactgatactgaaaaggtTGACTGATGTGAGCAGTTAAAGAAAACTCCAGTTGTGAAGAGGTTGTAGACTAATACTGAAGTatcttcagtattttgatttcagttaggctcgaggctttaactgatatccacgtaagcCTTCAGTCTATATTTTGTAAACagatgagtgttatgaatcttactgattatccgaagatttatcagttagactaataacactagcaGCGAAAAATTAAACTTGGAAAATAACCTGTgtgattaacacgttgtcaaAATAAggtttcactttgcagttaatcagtttcagtcaAGAAAatgtttgtgcacagataagaacagtaaaactgaaagcgataaacgataAAGGAtctttacgtggttcgaaacaAGTTCCTATGTCCACGATCAGTTAAAcacactgacaatcactctgggcttgtgcttgtgggtgcacaacaaaccttcaaCTGAAAGTAGGTTTCAGTGCTAATATACTAgattggacttctcgtctccttcTTAACTCGCAAATGCAAATACTACACTTGTCTTGCGTGCGGGGTttaagaactcttgagttcagaccactgtctcgaactctctcaaactctctcttttcgctcagttgaaaaggGGGTTCAAATTATCAATTAGGttacagagaacaggctctctgtaatctgggagttaggctttggatattacAAAGGATATGCCTAAaaaactaagagaatgtatgaaatcagtaaactgattttggctttgagtattctcttcttcgattcaaactttgaagtCACTGAAAGGCTGAGTTGCAaatttggcagaggttcagcttgtgCGTTTGAATCGATGAACATTGTGGTGTttctcgagctctatttataggcgaagtttgaatagatccgttggcaagatggtcttcaagaattcatccgttgtgagaggaatttgaatttggctgaggcttcaatcttcgaggttcctaatTTGGGGTGCCCTCTCGAACCACCCCATCCGGTCTCTCCATCTCAATAAACTCATCCACATCTATCTCATCACTGTCCAACTTCTCATCGTCATTCAATTAAATTCCAGACTCCGCATTCACCAAATCAGGATCGTCATTCACCAGAGCGAATACTGCATCAAGCAAGTCAGACCCTAACATAAGATTCCCATCGAAAACCGTACCCAGGGCTTGCCTTTGCTGCTCAATATCAGAAATACCCCCAACTTCCTCAGCAGGTTTGGGATGCTCCATATCTGAATCCTTTTCTTTTGCCAAAATAGCCAAAGAATTTCTTTCCCCTGGCATGTCAGTCGCATGCCCAACCACTGCAGCAGCTGCTTGTTCACCCCGGACCACATGCCATTGTTTCGCATTCTCAACCTTCTTAACAGCCTTTCCTTCTCCCTCCACTTGAGCAGGCCGCTTCTTCTTCGGCTGCTTCTTATCCTGGACTTCAGATCTTTTGCATTTGTCAAGAGAATGTCCAGTAATTTTACATCGAGAACAATAAAGCGGAAGTTTCTCATAACTGAACTCCACGTAGAAAGAACCCTCATCACAGTTTATCAAAAGTGTTTCAGGAAGAGAGAGGCCAAGATCTACCTCAACCAATATCCTAGCGAAGTGACCAAAAATGCCATTCGCAAAAGCCGTTTCAATCTTGAGAGGAAGACCTATATGACGGTCAATACCCGCAATAATCTTGGGATGCCAACACTCAACAAGAAGCTAATAAATACAGACCCAAACATGACATAAAGAAGATATTTCACGATACAGATCAAACGTTTTAACCCATTCGCGAATTCTAATGGTGCCAGCTGAGATGTCCCATATCAAATTTTGCTTAACCTGGTCCTTGTCCACTACATTGGAAAATTTCAGAATGAAGAAACCATTTCCCATGGGAATAAGCTGCCAATCATTCTGAATATGCCAAACCTTATGAAGTTCCTGCTTTAGAATAATATTAGGTAGAGGTTTTTCTCCCTTACGAAGAATAACTCGGCCAATAAGAGCATATTGAAATTCTGAGACTTGCATCTGGTAAAGCACAGACGGAATCGATAGCGCAGCTTCATCCTCTTGTAGCTCAGGTTTTAACGCAAAAAACGATGGGCTAGAATAGCAGGCTTGCTCACCGGTCCCATAATCGCTGCATAAGACGCCTTGGCCGGAGCAACTGCCGAAGCAGTGCCATCAACCTCTGCCATAGTAGCGACAGTGGGAACATCCGCTGCCGTCTACTGGTTCTGGCGCCAGACGCTAGATGAGAGAGGAGGGAAATTCAGACTTGAAGAATTGAGCAACACATCCTTAGCCTGAAGATTCGGCTATAGAGCACCCTTACCCCCCGACTCACTGACACCGGTGACAGGGCCGTTGGACACAAGCACTGAAGAACCGAGGGAGCCACCCTTTTTTGAACCAAAGGTGGCTGGACTGGTTGGATAAGGGCCGCTGGCTACGGGGCTTCTAGAAACTTGTCGTGAGGCTGAAGAAACGGGAGAAGATCCATTGATGGTTGGATGGAAATTGTTGAAAACAGGTGGGAGGTTGATAGCAGAGCGGTCAGGAAGACCAGCCATCGCCGGAGCGGCGGCCGAAACTTGAGAAGAGACGGCAGCGGCGCACTAGGGTTTAAGAACCCTAGAGAGAATAAAAATCGTACATATCGTTGCTTAAGgtaatatatagtgttgaataacgatattcaaaaaaattgaaaaattttcgctccctccaagattcaaACCCAGGAAAAAAAATTCCCCCTCTAGATAAATATCAGCTATATAACACTTCAATAGTGGATCTTTGATTCCATATGTTAACCGATGAAATTGAAATATATTGAcgaaaaaaggaaaacaaaacctAAAAATCCAATGGAAGCACAAAAATGCTAGCTAAAAGGcctagcctcattaaaaccttacCGGCGAATATCCAGTGGGAAAAACACCGTGTAAGGAAAAAAGAGTACCCATCTATTACATGagtgattgggcgtatttatacgcatttatttggaAGATTTTGGTATGATTTATGTGCTTAATTTgtgttaaatatcatcttttggAATGAATTAAAGTCTTATGtgaattttgatggtatttgataggttttgaagaaaagacttgattttgagaagagttttgaaATATTAAGCTACGAAGAATGAAGACTTCCCAAAACATCTACTGAGCAGGTCAAGCTGAAATTGGAGCCGAGTTTAAATGATGAAAGTGGCGAAAATTGAGAGAAATTGGGCTGCActttgatttattattttgtgGGCTATGCAGCGCCACTTTTTGTTTAAGTTACCAAAACTAATTAACTTAAACAAAAAGTGGCGCTGCATAGCCcacaaaataataaatcaaagTGCAGCCCAATTTCTCTCAATTTTCGCCACTTTCATCATTTAAACTCGGCTCCAATTTCAGCTTGACCTGCTCAGTAGATGTTCTGGGAAGTCTTCATTCTTCGTAGCTTAATATttcaaaactcttctcaaaatcaagtattttcttcaaaacctatcaaataccatcaaaattcaCATAAGACTTTAATTCATTccaaaagatgatatttaacacAAATTAAGCACATAAATCATACCAAAATCTtccaaataaatgcgtataaatacgcccaatcaatgagaatgacaaataaaatcaaacgGGAAGAGAAAGAGATCTTATCGCTGATAGAACAGACTGTGAAAGAAAATGTATCAATCCAATGGAGTCCAACCAAGCCGAGGCCAGGACCCAGCGCACCGAAATGCCTGAAAAAACCCCGTCATGACACTTTGAACCCATGCTCAAGCCAAAAGATTTGCATCTTCATACCAGATGCAAGCGTGAGCCACCAAAAACCATAAACAAAACCAAAAGCATCGTCCCATGGGGGACGGCCACCAAACCCCGAATCAAGCCATAGTCCGTGCGAAAAATGGAGTATGAATGTCATCGTGCACCAGCTGTCTGATCTCCGGGATGGTGTGGTGCCAGAAGCCTTCCGAGGCAAGCGAAAAACTAGGAAATCTGCCACACGGTTGCCTTTGCGAAAAATGTGAAACGTGTGGATGTTGAGA harbors:
- the LOC131008350 gene encoding uncharacterized protein LOC131008350; amino-acid sequence: MAEVDGTASAVAPAKASYAAIMGPMQVSEFQYALIGRVILRKGEKPLPNIILKQELHKVWHIQNDWQLIPMGNGFFILKFSNVVDKDQLLVECWHPKIIAGIDRHIGLPLKIETAFANGIFGHFARILVEVDLGLSLPETLLINCDEGSFYVEFSYEKLPLYCSRCKITGHSLDKCKRSEVQDKKQPKKKRPAQVEGEGKAVKKVENAKQWHVVRGEQAAAAVVGHATDMPGERNSLAILAKEKDSDMEHPKPAEEVGGISDIEQQRQALGTVFDGNLMLGSDLLDAVFALVNDDPDLVNAESGI